One stretch of Elephas maximus indicus isolate mEleMax1 chromosome 22, mEleMax1 primary haplotype, whole genome shotgun sequence DNA includes these proteins:
- the DOK2 gene encoding docking protein 2 isoform X1 → MDEVVVKQGYLHLQQQQTFGKKWRRFWAVLYRGSSCALARLELQECPEKQRRGEAARRVIRLSDCLRVAEASGEASSPRDTSAFLLETKERQWLLAAPPAELGDWMQAICLVAFPGQRKDLSGPRLEGVLRKSGQPCMEENELYSSSATVVAQKKFSVTIRPTEASERCRLRGAYILQAGESALELWDSPELGTRLYDWPYRFLRRFGRDKVTFTFEAGRRCFSGEGNFEFETQQGNEIFLALEEAISAQKNAVSPGPQTQPTTIPTVMPQPESPYSRPHDSLPPPSPRALVPALRPRGPEGEYAVPFDAVAQSLGKSLRGILAVPPQPPADPLYDSIEEHLAPRPEHIYDEPEGVAALSLYDSPQGPQGEAWRRQAKADRDPSGLQHVFPAGQDFSASGWPQGTEYDNLVLKKGPK, encoded by the exons AAATGGCGGCGATTCTGGGCTGTGCTGTACAGAGGGTCCAGTTGTGCCTTGGCCCGGCTGGAGCTCCAGGAATGCCCGGAGAAACAGCGCCGTGGAGAGGCTGCCCGGCGGGTTATCCGCCTCAGTGACTGCTTGCGGGTGGCCGAGGCCAGTGGGGAGGCCAGCAGCCCCCGGGACACCAGTGCCTTCCTCCTGGAGACCAAGGAGCGCCAGTGGCTGCTGGCAGCCCCCCCTGCAGAGCTTGGTGACTGGATGCAGGCCATCTGCCTGGTGGCCTTCCCT GGACAGAGGAAGGATCTCTCAGGGCCCAGGCTGGAGGGTGTGCTGAGGAAGAGTGGCCAGCCCTGCATGGAGGAGAACGAACTGTACAGCAGCTCGGCCACAG TGGTTGCCCAGAAGAAGTTTTCTGTAACCATAAGACCCACAGAAGCCAGCGAGAGGTGCCGGCTCCGGGGAGCCTATATCCTCCAGGCTGGAGAGAGTGCCCTAGAGCTGTGGGACAGCCCTGAGCTGGGCACCCGGCTGTATGACTGGCCCTATAGGTTTCTGCGGCGCTTTGGGCGGGATAAG GTAACCTTTACCTTTGAGGCAGGCCGGCGCTGTTTCTCTGGGGAGGGCAACTTTGAGTTTGAAACCCAGCAAGGCAACGAGATCTTCTTGGCCCTGGAGGAGGCCATCTCTGCCCAGAAGAATGCTGTCTCTCCTGGGCCACAAACCCAGCCAACTACCATCCCCACAGTGATGCCCCAGCCAGAGAGCCCCTATTCCCGGCCCCACGACTCACTCCCGCCACCATCACCCAGAGCGCTTGTGCCTGCGCTGCGGCCTCGGGGCCCAGAGGGGGAATATGCAGTGCCCTTTGATGCAGTGGCCCAATCCTTGGGGAAGAGCTTAAGGGGAATCCTGGCAgtccctccccagcccccagctgaCCCTCTGTATGACAGCATTGAGGAGCACCTGGCCCCCAGACCGGAACACATATATGATGAGCCTGAGGGAGTGGCTGCCCTCTCCCTGTATGACAGCCCCCAGGGACCCCAGGGTGAGGCGTGGAGGAGGCAGGCCAAAGCTGACAGGGACCCCAGTGGCCTTCAGCATGTCTTCCCAGCCGGGCAGGACTTCTCTGCCTCTGGCTGGCCTCAGGGAACTGAGTATGACAATCTTGTACTCAAGAAAGGCCCAAAgtga
- the DOK2 gene encoding docking protein 2 isoform X2, translating into MDEVVVKQGYLHLQQQQTFGKKWRRFWAVLYRGSSCALARLELQECPEKQRRGEAARRVIRLSDCLRVAEASGEASSPRDTSAFLLETKERQWLLAAPPAELGDWMQAICLVAFPRKDLSGPRLEGVLRKSGQPCMEENELYSSSATVVAQKKFSVTIRPTEASERCRLRGAYILQAGESALELWDSPELGTRLYDWPYRFLRRFGRDKVTFTFEAGRRCFSGEGNFEFETQQGNEIFLALEEAISAQKNAVSPGPQTQPTTIPTVMPQPESPYSRPHDSLPPPSPRALVPALRPRGPEGEYAVPFDAVAQSLGKSLRGILAVPPQPPADPLYDSIEEHLAPRPEHIYDEPEGVAALSLYDSPQGPQGEAWRRQAKADRDPSGLQHVFPAGQDFSASGWPQGTEYDNLVLKKGPK; encoded by the exons AAATGGCGGCGATTCTGGGCTGTGCTGTACAGAGGGTCCAGTTGTGCCTTGGCCCGGCTGGAGCTCCAGGAATGCCCGGAGAAACAGCGCCGTGGAGAGGCTGCCCGGCGGGTTATCCGCCTCAGTGACTGCTTGCGGGTGGCCGAGGCCAGTGGGGAGGCCAGCAGCCCCCGGGACACCAGTGCCTTCCTCCTGGAGACCAAGGAGCGCCAGTGGCTGCTGGCAGCCCCCCCTGCAGAGCTTGGTGACTGGATGCAGGCCATCTGCCTGGTGGCCTTCCCT AGGAAGGATCTCTCAGGGCCCAGGCTGGAGGGTGTGCTGAGGAAGAGTGGCCAGCCCTGCATGGAGGAGAACGAACTGTACAGCAGCTCGGCCACAG TGGTTGCCCAGAAGAAGTTTTCTGTAACCATAAGACCCACAGAAGCCAGCGAGAGGTGCCGGCTCCGGGGAGCCTATATCCTCCAGGCTGGAGAGAGTGCCCTAGAGCTGTGGGACAGCCCTGAGCTGGGCACCCGGCTGTATGACTGGCCCTATAGGTTTCTGCGGCGCTTTGGGCGGGATAAG GTAACCTTTACCTTTGAGGCAGGCCGGCGCTGTTTCTCTGGGGAGGGCAACTTTGAGTTTGAAACCCAGCAAGGCAACGAGATCTTCTTGGCCCTGGAGGAGGCCATCTCTGCCCAGAAGAATGCTGTCTCTCCTGGGCCACAAACCCAGCCAACTACCATCCCCACAGTGATGCCCCAGCCAGAGAGCCCCTATTCCCGGCCCCACGACTCACTCCCGCCACCATCACCCAGAGCGCTTGTGCCTGCGCTGCGGCCTCGGGGCCCAGAGGGGGAATATGCAGTGCCCTTTGATGCAGTGGCCCAATCCTTGGGGAAGAGCTTAAGGGGAATCCTGGCAgtccctccccagcccccagctgaCCCTCTGTATGACAGCATTGAGGAGCACCTGGCCCCCAGACCGGAACACATATATGATGAGCCTGAGGGAGTGGCTGCCCTCTCCCTGTATGACAGCCCCCAGGGACCCCAGGGTGAGGCGTGGAGGAGGCAGGCCAAAGCTGACAGGGACCCCAGTGGCCTTCAGCATGTCTTCCCAGCCGGGCAGGACTTCTCTGCCTCTGGCTGGCCTCAGGGAACTGAGTATGACAATCTTGTACTCAAGAAAGGCCCAAAgtga